A genomic stretch from Kribbella amoyensis includes:
- a CDS encoding MFS transporter, which translates to MRELTRRRRLLVLGICCLSLFIVGLDSTIVNLALPSIRSDLDASVPKLQWTIDAYTLVIAALLMVSGSTADRIGRRRTFQAGLMLFGFGSLLCGFAPTVDLLIAFRMLQAVGGSMLNPVAMSIITNTFTDPRERAQAIGVWGGVVGLSMAVGPVVGGTLVDAAGWRYIFWINVPVTLIAFALTALFVPESRAAEPRRIDPVGQLLVVVLLVGLTYGIIEGRAAGWTSPLIVGCFTLAALALVALVLYERRREQPLLDPRFFRSAPFSGATLIAVAGFAALAGFLFLNSLYLQEVRGYSALHAGLLTLPMAAMTVVFAPLSGWLVGHRGPRLPLVVAGCMLCASGLVLSGLSTSTSLPVLLGGYLLFGIGFGMVNAPITNAAVSGMPRSQAGVAAAIASTSRQVGASLGVAIVGTVVTARLVGPLETGFVEAARPCWIIIAGCGLLVLALGLLTTGRWARGTADAVAAELGRPAAQAA; encoded by the coding sequence ATGCGGGAGCTGACCAGGCGACGGCGACTGCTCGTGCTCGGCATCTGCTGCCTGAGCCTGTTCATCGTCGGCCTCGACTCCACGATCGTGAACCTGGCGCTCCCCTCGATCCGGTCCGACCTGGACGCCTCGGTGCCCAAGCTGCAGTGGACCATCGACGCCTACACCTTGGTGATCGCGGCGTTGCTGATGGTGTCCGGCTCGACCGCGGACCGGATCGGCCGGCGGCGGACGTTCCAGGCCGGGCTGATGCTGTTCGGCTTCGGCTCGCTGCTGTGCGGGTTCGCGCCGACGGTGGACCTGCTGATCGCGTTCCGGATGCTGCAGGCCGTCGGCGGCTCGATGCTGAACCCGGTCGCGATGTCGATCATCACCAACACCTTCACCGACCCGCGCGAACGGGCCCAGGCGATCGGCGTCTGGGGCGGTGTCGTCGGGCTGAGCATGGCGGTCGGCCCGGTCGTCGGCGGCACCCTGGTCGACGCGGCCGGCTGGCGGTACATCTTCTGGATCAACGTACCGGTGACGCTGATCGCGTTCGCGCTGACAGCGCTGTTCGTCCCGGAGTCCCGGGCCGCCGAACCACGCCGGATCGACCCGGTCGGGCAGCTGCTGGTCGTGGTCCTGCTGGTCGGGCTCACCTATGGGATCATCGAGGGCCGGGCCGCCGGCTGGACGTCGCCGCTGATCGTCGGCTGCTTCACCCTCGCCGCGCTGGCCCTGGTCGCGCTCGTCCTGTACGAACGGCGCCGCGAGCAACCGCTGCTGGATCCACGGTTCTTCCGCAGCGCGCCGTTCTCGGGCGCGACGCTGATCGCGGTCGCCGGGTTCGCCGCGTTGGCGGGCTTCCTCTTCCTGAACTCGCTCTACCTGCAGGAGGTCCGCGGGTACTCCGCCCTGCACGCGGGCCTGCTGACCCTGCCGATGGCCGCGATGACGGTGGTGTTCGCGCCGTTGTCCGGATGGCTCGTCGGGCACCGCGGTCCGCGGCTGCCGTTGGTGGTTGCCGGGTGCATGCTCTGCGCGAGCGGGCTGGTCCTGTCCGGGCTGAGTACCAGTACGTCGCTCCCGGTGCTGCTCGGTGGGTATCTGCTCTTCGGGATCGGGTTCGGCATGGTCAACGCGCCGATCACCAACGCGGCCGTCTCCGGGATGCCGCGGTCCCAGGCCGGCGTGGCCGCCGCGATCGCGTCGACCAGCCGTCAGGTGGGTGCGTCCCTCGGCGTCGCGATCGTCGGGACCGTGGTCACCGCGCGGCTGGTGGGTCCGCTCGAGACGGGGTTCGTCGAGGCCGCCCGGCCGTGCTGGATCATCATCGCCGGCTGCGGCCTGCTGGTCCTGGCCCTCGGCCTGCTCACGACCGGCCGCTGGGCCCGCGGTACGGCGGACGCGGTCGCCGCCGAGCTCGGCCGCCCCGCCGCGCAGGCCGCCTAG
- a CDS encoding GTP pyrophosphokinase, whose protein sequence is MGGAREWARPAAMEYERVHQQYVGGARKLEALINELIGEEEGINYLSATARAKDPESFLAKASKLDSEQPGQPKYGDPLNQITDLVAARVITFLVEAVDRVCEVIEAEFEVVEHTDMGAHTRAQGVFGYASKHYLVRLNAHRRELPEYAVLRNLTMEIQVRTAVQHAWAEFEHDIRYKLDIPADRKPEFDRRFLLAAALMELADNEFTEIDRLYRELAATGIDEPPRDLTPATLITYLTRRYPDAPHAKTNHYAWILDILARLGVTTEEQLTDLLRGIDSAAVQAAMTHRFPAGTVRRLDDDLLAARRTEYVDLFPEEERRQKILRGRLKALARAGLVEP, encoded by the coding sequence ATGGGTGGGGCTCGGGAATGGGCGCGGCCGGCCGCGATGGAGTACGAGCGTGTGCACCAGCAGTACGTCGGTGGCGCCCGGAAGCTGGAAGCGCTGATCAACGAGCTGATCGGCGAGGAAGAGGGCATCAACTACCTCAGCGCGACCGCGCGGGCCAAGGACCCGGAGTCGTTCCTCGCCAAGGCGTCCAAGCTGGACTCGGAGCAACCGGGCCAACCGAAGTACGGCGACCCGCTGAACCAGATCACCGATCTCGTCGCGGCCCGGGTGATCACCTTCCTGGTCGAGGCGGTGGACCGGGTCTGCGAGGTGATCGAGGCCGAGTTCGAGGTCGTCGAGCACACCGACATGGGCGCGCACACCCGGGCCCAGGGCGTGTTCGGGTACGCGAGCAAGCACTACCTGGTCCGGCTGAACGCCCATCGCCGCGAGCTCCCCGAGTACGCCGTGCTGCGGAACCTGACGATGGAGATCCAGGTCCGGACCGCGGTCCAGCACGCGTGGGCCGAGTTCGAGCACGACATCCGGTACAAGCTGGACATCCCGGCGGACCGCAAACCCGAGTTCGACCGGCGGTTCCTGCTCGCGGCGGCGCTGATGGAGCTGGCGGACAACGAGTTCACCGAGATCGACCGGCTGTACCGCGAGCTGGCCGCGACCGGGATCGACGAGCCCCCGCGGGACCTGACCCCGGCGACGCTGATCACGTACCTGACCCGGCGGTACCCGGACGCTCCGCACGCCAAGACGAACCACTACGCCTGGATCCTCGACATCCTGGCCCGGCTCGGCGTGACCACCGAGGAGCAGCTGACCGATCTGCTGCGCGGGATCGACAGCGCCGCGGTCCAGGCGGCGATGACGCACCGCTTCCCGGCCGGGACGGTCCGCCGGCTCGACGACGACCTGCTCGCCGCCCGCCGGACCGAGTACGTGGACCTCTTCCCCGAGGAGGAACGCCGGCAGAAGATCCTGCGTGGCCGGCTCAAGGCACTGGCCCGGGCCGGCTTGGTCGAGCCCTAG
- a CDS encoding ATP-binding protein, which translates to MDPIRNPYAPGAGQRPPELAGRDTEVRQFEVVLERVAAGRPERSLVLSGLRGVGKTVLLNTLRSQAIKRAWGTGKLEARPDQSIRLPIAQAMHTAMRELGHRHRDDDRVDEFSSVLKAFALRTAQNDRKGVRWHPPVDVVAAKGRADSGDLEMDLIELFTDAADLAGDLSVGVGLFIDEMQDISADDLSALCAACHEISQQSAPLVVVGAGLPHLPAVLSASKSYSERLFRYVRVDRLAREACDRAVMIPAESEGVYYEDEALDELYAQTDGYPYFVQAFAHATWDHAPTSPITIKDVAVAGPEASAELTVGFFGSRYERATPAEREYMRAMAELGVDVGDGAVPTAEVAGTLNRKPQSLSPARDGLIKKGLVFSAERGTVAFTVPHFGKFLRTRTG; encoded by the coding sequence ATGGATCCGATCCGGAATCCCTATGCGCCCGGCGCCGGTCAGCGGCCGCCCGAGCTGGCCGGTCGCGACACCGAGGTACGGCAGTTCGAGGTGGTGCTCGAGCGGGTCGCGGCGGGCCGGCCGGAGCGGAGCCTGGTCCTCAGCGGGCTCCGCGGCGTCGGCAAGACGGTGCTGCTGAACACGTTGCGCAGCCAGGCCATCAAGCGGGCCTGGGGCACCGGCAAGCTGGAGGCCCGGCCGGACCAGAGCATCCGGCTGCCGATCGCGCAGGCGATGCACACCGCGATGCGTGAGCTCGGTCACCGGCACCGCGACGACGACCGGGTCGACGAGTTCAGCTCGGTGCTCAAGGCGTTCGCGCTGCGGACCGCGCAGAACGACCGCAAGGGTGTGCGCTGGCATCCGCCGGTCGACGTGGTCGCCGCGAAGGGCCGCGCGGACTCCGGTGACCTGGAGATGGACCTGATCGAACTGTTCACCGACGCGGCCGACCTGGCCGGCGACCTGTCCGTCGGGGTCGGCCTGTTCATCGACGAGATGCAGGACATCTCCGCCGACGACCTGTCCGCGCTCTGCGCCGCGTGTCACGAGATCTCCCAGCAGAGCGCGCCGCTGGTCGTGGTCGGCGCCGGGCTGCCGCACCTGCCCGCCGTCCTGTCCGCGAGCAAGTCGTACTCCGAGCGCCTGTTCCGCTACGTCCGGGTCGACCGACTCGCTCGCGAGGCCTGCGACCGGGCAGTGATGATCCCGGCCGAGAGCGAGGGCGTGTACTACGAGGACGAGGCGCTGGACGAGCTGTACGCCCAGACCGACGGGTACCCGTACTTCGTCCAGGCGTTCGCGCACGCCACCTGGGACCACGCCCCGACCAGCCCGATCACGATCAAGGACGTCGCCGTGGCCGGGCCGGAGGCGTCCGCCGAGCTCACCGTCGGCTTCTTCGGCTCCCGGTACGAACGGGCCACCCCGGCCGAGCGCGAGTACATGCGCGCGATGGCCGAACTGGGCGTCGACGTCGGCGACGGCGCGGTCCCGACCGCCGAGGTCGCCGGCACCCTGAACCGCAAGCCGCAGTCCCTCTCCCCGGCCCGCGACGGCCTGATCAAGAAGGGCCTCGTCTTCTCCGCCGAACGCGGCACCGTGGCCTTCACCGTCCCGCACTTCGGCAAGTTCCTCCGCACCCGCACCGGCTGA
- a CDS encoding DUF3152 domain-containing protein — MTTGRNGRRSSASARRRARGRHSRKKSYKAQWFSVTALAVLGTVMVVHPDATGRQSLAAQFGGEVMSDRAGAPLPTPSATPVPTPTAKFTQPLRPAPTLTRQPKQAKPNVTVSTGRLAVVPGANAATGVKDKLTYRVEIEEGLSFNGAAVAATIHKTLTDPRGWQAIHPVNFERTDRPDADLRVIVATPTLTDKLCLPLDTGGEVSCRVDDRVVLNAKRWMYAVPAYAGNVDLYRSYLVNHEVGHALGHGHSTCGKAKTPAPVMMQQTKGLGGCLPNAWPTIKAT, encoded by the coding sequence ATGACCACCGGGCGGAATGGGCGGCGCAGCAGCGCGTCTGCGCGTCGTCGTGCCCGGGGCCGGCACAGCCGGAAGAAGTCGTACAAGGCGCAGTGGTTCTCGGTGACCGCGCTGGCCGTGCTCGGCACGGTGATGGTGGTGCACCCGGACGCGACCGGCCGGCAGAGTCTCGCGGCGCAGTTCGGCGGCGAGGTGATGAGTGACCGGGCCGGCGCGCCGCTGCCGACGCCGTCGGCGACCCCGGTGCCGACACCGACCGCGAAGTTCACCCAGCCGTTGCGCCCGGCGCCGACGCTGACCCGGCAGCCGAAGCAGGCGAAGCCGAACGTGACCGTCTCGACCGGCCGGCTGGCCGTCGTCCCGGGGGCGAACGCGGCCACCGGGGTGAAGGACAAGCTGACCTACCGGGTCGAGATCGAGGAAGGGCTGTCGTTCAACGGCGCGGCGGTGGCGGCCACGATCCACAAGACGCTGACCGATCCGCGCGGCTGGCAGGCGATCCACCCGGTCAACTTCGAGCGCACCGACCGCCCGGACGCCGACCTGCGGGTGATCGTCGCCACCCCGACCCTGACCGACAAGCTGTGCCTGCCGCTCGACACCGGCGGTGAGGTGTCCTGCCGGGTCGACGACCGCGTCGTGCTGAACGCCAAGCGCTGGATGTACGCCGTCCCCGCCTACGCCGGCAACGTCGACCTGTACCGCAGCTACCTGGTGAACCACGAGGTCGGACACGCCCTCGGTCACGGCCACTCGACCTGCGGCAAGGCGAAGACGCCGGCCCCGGTGATGATGCAGCAGACGAAGGGGCTCGGCGGCTGCCT